In the genome of Nitrospirota bacterium, the window CACCATCCGGTCCTTGATGGCCGCGTGCAAGTTCACGGACTCCATCTTCTCGACCACCTGCGCGCGGATGTCCTTGATCTGGGCCTTGATCTTCTGCTGCTTGCCGTGGTCGCCGCCCGTTTTGCGGCTTTTCTCGTAGAGGCTCATCAGGGTCAGGGACACCTTGCGGACCTTGTTCAGGGCCTCGAGGGTCTTGTCGCGCAGTTCCTGATCGTCGCGCTCGGTCACCTCCTCGTCTTCCTCGAAATCCTCGTCGATGACCGGCACCAGCTCGCGGATGTTGATCTTGCCCGCCTTGAGCTTCTCCCGCAGCGAGAGCACGAATTGGATCGACATCGGCATCCCGAAGACCGCGGACGCGATGTCTTTCTTCCCCTCCTCGATGCGCTTGGCGATCTCGATTTCGCCTTCCCGGCTCAAAAGCGCGACGCTCCCCATTTCCTTCAAGTACAGGCGGACCGGGTCGTCGGTCCGGCTGAGCACGCCGGGGGTGAGATCGATTTCCTTCTCGGTCTCCTCCGCCTCCTCGGGCTCTTCGGCTTCCTCTCCCGCCTCCTCGCTCTCCGCCGTTTTCTGGTATCGCTCGCTGTCGGCGGCGTCGACGATTTCGATGTCCATCTCGCCGAAAATGGTCATGAGGTTCCCCAGCTGCTCGGAGGACACCATGTCCGAGGGCAGCTTGCTGTTCAACTCCTCGTAGGTCAGGAACCCCTTGGACTTCCCGAGCGAGATCAGCTTCTTCACTTCGCCAAGCAATTGCTCTTTCGCCATTGTGACTCCCTTACGATGCGACGCCCTCATGGGGCGACTTCCGGCCGCACCGCGGCCTTTTGCACGTGCATGTCCTTCAGTTGGGCGTTCAGATCGCGCCACTCCTCCAGCCGGCCCTCCCGCTCCGCCGCGCGGAGCCTGGCGATCAAGTCGCGCTCGGCCGCCTCGCGCTGTTTGCGTCCCATTAATTCCAGGCACCCGCGGATATGGGCCTCTTCGTCGTCATACTGCTGTTCCATCAGAGACAGTTGGGTGGCCATGGGGGCGCAGGCCTCGTCGGCCATTGCCTCGTCCAGCACCGCCCGCACGAGCACCCGCCCGTCCTTGCCGCGATGCTTCAGGCCCAGTTCGGCCAAGCGCCGGCAGGCGGGCACGCTGAAGGCGGCGGCGTCCAGGGCTTGCAAATGCTCGGCGCGCAGCCGTCCCTGGAGCAGCAGAAACGCCAGGTCCCGCTCCTCCGGCGACCCCTTGAAAGGCCCCGGCGGCGCGGGCGGAACCGGCGCCGCCGGCTTGCGCGCCCCCTTGCGTTCGTCGCGCGCGAGCAATTCCGGGTAGCGCTCGATCAGGCGCGACTGGTTGATCCCCAGCCGCTCCGCCACCAGCTTGAGGCATTCCTCCTTGGCCAGTCGGTGGCTCGTCTTCTGGAGGATGCGCAGGATTTCGTCCACGCTCCGGATACGGTCCTCGATCGAGCTCGAGCCGGCCTTCTCCAGGCTGTGCGCGACGGAAAAGTCCAGCAGGCTTGGCGCCTGCTCTTGCAGCCGCGCGAAGGTCTCCGGCCCCTGCTTCCGGATGAACGTGTCCGGATCGTCCCCGTCCGGCAGCGACACCACCGTCACGCCGATCCCGCTGTCCACGAACAGGTCCAGCGTCCGCAGAGCCGCCCGCACGCCCGCTTCGTCCGGATCGAACAGCAGCACCACCTTCGTGACGTAGCGCCGGATCGTCCGCACATGATCGGGCGTCAGGGCCGTGCCGAGCGTCGCGACCACGTTCGTGATCCCCGCCTGGTGCAAGGCGATCGCGTCGAAATAGCCCTCGACGATGACCAGCCGGTCCAGCTTGCCCGCCGACTCGCGCGCCTTCTCCAGCAGGTAGAGCGCCCGGCCCTTGTTGAAGAGCGGCGTCTCCGGCGAATTGAGGTATTTGGGCATCCCCTCGCCCAGGATGCGCCCGCCGAAGCCGATCACCTTCTTGCGCAGGTCGCAGATCGGAAACATCACCCGCTGGCGAAACTTGTCGTAGTAGCCGGACACATCCTTGGGGTTCCGCCCCCCGCTTTCTTTCTGGGTGATCAGGCCGCCGGCCACAAGGTCCGGCAGCGTAAAGCCCTCTTTCAGCAGATGCTTCAACAGGCCGTCCCAGGCCTGGGGCGCATAGCCGAAGCCGAACGTATGCAGCGTCGCCTGCGCCATGCCTCGCTCGTCCAGGTAAGCCCGCGCCGACGCGCCCCCCTCGCCCTCGTGCAGATTACGCGCAAACCAGGCCTGCGCCGCCTCGTTCAGCCGCTCCAGTTTCTCGCGGCTGCCCGCATCCGGCGAGGGACGCCCGCTCGGCGCCGCCGGCACCTCGATGCCGGCCTTGCGGGCCAGCTCGCGCACCGTCTCGGGGAAGCTCGTCCCCTCGATCTTCATCAGGAAGCTGAAGACGTTCCCGCCCGCCCCGCAGCCGAAGCAGTGAAAGATCTGCCGGGAGGAACTGACCGTGAAGGAGGGGGTCTTTTCGCTGTGAAACGGGCAGAGCCCCTTGAAGTGCTGGCCGGCCTTGGACAGGGTCACGTAGCCGGACACCACGTCGAGGATATCGATGCGGTCTTTGACCTGTTCGATGATGTCCTGGGGGATGAGACCGAGGCTCACGCCGGTTGCGCTCCTGTGCTGCCAGTTGTCGTGAACCGAATCGGAAGGGCTTGAAATTCCTGAACTATCGACCGGTCAATGTAACAGACGAGAAAAGACTAAGTCAATGAGGGGAAGAGGCATAAGAGACAGCCTATTCGGCCCTCTGCTTGCAGGGCCAGCACGGCTGAAAAATCGACGCGGAGCAACCAGGTTATTCCCTTGCTCCCGCAGCGCGCGGCCTCGGAAGGAGGGGGCAACTGCGGCCGCTATCCCCCGTGCTCGCGCATCGCGCACTTCAGAAAGTGCTCGCTGGACGCGCGCATAGGGGACAGCCAGGCCGCCTCGCCAAACGCAAGATGAGCGAGATCATGGCAGTGTCTGTCCTGCTCGCTTGAGGCGGATGGGTGAGAACGGTAGCGCGCAATGCGGACCGAGCAGGCCGCCCGTGAGGAAGGCCGGTCGTAGTTCAGAGAGGGGGAGGGAAGGGGTGGAGGAAAAAGGCGCCTTGAGCCTTTTCCCTCCTCGGGAACGTCTGAGTGGAAAGACCTCTGATGCTCTCCATCAATCGCCGTAGTGAGTCCTGGCCCGTTCGATATAGATAGTCTTCGTCGTCTCGTCGATGGAATAGACGATCCGGTCTTGATATGTGAGCCGGTATGAATAACTGCCGGCCAAGTCGCCGATCAGTCGCTTCCCCTCGTAGGGATCGTGGGCGAGGACGTTCAGGAGAATCGTACGGAGCTTCTGTTTGAGTTTCGGTGTGAGGGTGTCGATGTCTTTTTTAGCTTGTCGAGTGATCCGGATCGTATACGGTGCGGCCTCAGCCACCGAAGACGTCCTCAAGCGAGTAGGTCTGGCCTTTCTTGATCTCCCGTTTGGCTTTGCGGACGCCTTTCAACAGGCCGGGTGTGGAGAGTAATTCCAGGGTCTCGATCAAACTGGAGTAATCCTCCTCCGACATGAGGACCACGTCGCCGCGCCGGGAGACGACGCGAAACTGCCGGTGCCCATCCACCGCTTTCGTGATGACTTCGAAGAGATTGCTTCGGGCCTTGGTCGCGCTCAGGGTTTGCATCGTTCCTCCGACCTGTACAGGATTCTGTACGGGTTAGCTTAACAGATCATCGCACCGGATGCAACGAACCGGTTGTACGCAACGCTCCAGACAATGCGCAGGTGGCAGGGTCAGCTGTTGGAGTAATCCGATTCCAGCGGGGCGATGTTGTACTGGAGTTCCAGGTCGAATTCGTCGATCAGCCCGTTCACCACCGCCGCGCCATGGTCCGACCGCACCTCGTTGATCACCAACTCGATCGCATTCGCCGCATGCTGGCCATACTGCTCAATCGCCGCCTCTATCCTCTGCCTGGCTTCTTCGAGTTTCATATCGCGCCACTCCCCCCTACTCTCTCAACAAAAAGATTCCCTCACGCAAACCTTTGGCTGAACCGTCAGCTCAGCATCGTTACACTATAATCGATGCCAGCGGAGAACCGCCAACAGGATTCCATCTGCTCGCTGCGTGCGATCCTCTGTGCTCCCCTCAGCCTCTCGACCTCATCCGTCGCCACGACTCCAATTGCTTCAATACACCCGAATGATGGGCACGCCAAGAGAACAAGGCGCGGCTCACACCGAAATGTTGTGCACCGTCCATCTCACTACCCCCACCTCGTAACCAATTCAGCACCCCTTCCCTCGGAACTAACAGTGCTCCAGCTAACCAGTCCGCCTCGTCTTCATACTGAGAATTCCAATGTCGACAACCTCCGTCGCCGAGAACAGGGCTTGGGGAATGCTCAAGAATCGTGTGGGATAGCTCATGCGCCAAGGAATTCGCCTGGCGTCCAGGCGGATGCCGATGATTGTATACGATTAACCTATGCGTACCATCAATAACGGTCAGAGCAGAGAACTTCGCACTTTCCCCCTGGATAAGCTGAATCTCTTCATCGGCAGCGCCAGATGCCCTTAGAGCGAGAAGTGAAATGACCGGGATCTCTAGATAGGCGGCGAGCGATAAAGCGTCGAGGCGATCTACAAGAGCAAGGCCAAGCTCGACGCGCACCTCAAGAGAAATCCGCTCAGCTTGTGCCTTAAAACCATGCGGGAGCTTCTTGGACATCTATCATTTCTTCCCTTTCAAATGGCGATAAGCGGCCTGAATGATTTGCTCAAGCGCCGCAGCCTCACCGGGAGAGACGTTTTTTGCTGAACGCAAATAACTAGAAATCATCGCCATTGGTTCGGCATCCCTTATCTTTTTTCGTTCGGAATGAGTGAATTTATCAGCCGTTTCCCCAAGCCACCTCAAGAGCGTTGCAAAGGTATCAACATCTGGCCGTCTACCCTGAGCCATCCGTGTGAAAGTTGACGGAGCAATCTGTAGTTCGCCAGCCAATTCTCGCCAACTCAGCTCCTTGCTTTGCCGCTTACCGTCTACAGCGTCATAGAGAGCCCTCACATCGACGGTAGTTTCTGCCATATAGCACCCCCTTTCGATGCCACCTTTTAGCATCGCCGTTCGACACTTGCAACACAAAACTTGCAGTGCTATGATATGATATGGCGTTCGATACTTGCAACACATGGGGCGTGATCAATACGAACACCATGAGAAAGACCGTCCGATCAACAACTACCATGCCGCAAGGAGGTGAAGAGTGGGCATGGCCAACAGGGAAGCGAGAACACAGACACTGCCCAGGAGGCACCCGTGAACATTTCAATTGACTTAGAAGACAAGAATGGAGAGCACCGATCAGTAAGGGTCGATGCCTCGGAACAGGAAAACGTGGAAACCATTGCCGCTCGGGTTGCCACACAATTCGGTCTCAACCCGTCCGAAGTAATCGAGGGGCTTGGGACAGACGATGTCGCCTTCACGAAATACGACACTGTCGGCGACTGTATCCGTCACGGCCACAAGTGGCACTGCCGACGCAGGCAGACATGCGTCGAAGTCCATTATCAAAGTGAAGAACCGGCTCGGCACTTCTTCAATCCGAAGAGCCCCTGGCGGGTTGTGCACGAGTGGGCGTGCCGACACTTCAAGGTCGCAGCCTCGATGTGCCGGGACCTTGAGCTCTTTGCAGGGGCCCCGACGGGTAGCCCTCTGAATGAGAACTTGCCGATCGGCACGTCCCACGACTGCAAAATTGTTTGGCTCGCTAAGCCGGGCCCTGAGCCCAATGGCTGAGCAACCCGCAGACCAACTCCAGTGCGATCTGGAGTCGACGGAGTTCCGGCTCGGGGCCGAGCAACGTTTCTGGACGTTGCTCGACCGCCAGGGCGATCTTGTTTATCTGGAGTTCCACGCCAGAGACAACATGGACTACGTAATGCAGCTGGAGTGCGCCGGATATGGGCAACAAGCCATCGGCGGAAAATTCATTGATCCCCAAAGTAAGGTTTGCATATCGAGCGCATGGCCACGCGGGGATGGAACATTTAATGGGTGGGTGAAATGGGATGCCAATAACTTGTTCATCTGTTGGCCCGGCGATCGCTACGGCATCCAGCATCACCAAGAATGGGCAGCACAACAGTTATGGAGGAAACCGCCAAGCCCGATTGTAGCCTACGCAGACTTTATCAGGAGGTTACTATGGAACAGAGCATGCGGTTACACAGGACGGGCAGGATAAACTCATCGCTGATCGTTCCTCATCCGCTGTGGACCGATGTCTTGGAAACACTTCGTCAGCGGAGTGAAGGATGGCGAGAAAGTGCTTGCATCCTCATCGGCACAGCTTCTACGAACGGAGTTCGGGTCGCTGTTGATGCTATTTTCCATCATCGTCTCGCCGATGACCGCGCAACAGCCTTGTCCATTGAACTTCCTGAGCATGCGAAATTCAAGATGTATGCAGACCTCGCAAAGCGTCGATTATCCCCTGTGTCGTTGGTCCATACTCACCCAGAGGCATGGGTCGGGCTGAGCGTGGTTGATCAGAGCAACCGCATCTCATCAACCATTGGATTTTGGTCCATTGTGGTACCCCACTATGGAAGTCCTCCTTGGAACCTTGAGGAGATAGGCTTCCATGTCCTTGAAGACAGCGGCTGGCGTGAGCTTACAGCAGAGGAACGTCTTGCTCATTTTCGCTTGGAGGAGCAGCCATGGAATGGTGGCAAGACCGTGTCGCTAATGGCGTAGCAAAGTCCGGAAGGGGACTCCTAACAGAGACAGAAGTTAAACGAGTCTTGGCGCAAGACGTCGCAATCTACGCCGACCCAAAACGTGCCACCGAAGAGGATCTTTGGCCTGGAATTTGGGCCCTGGCTGCGACTCTTTCTCGCCAATTCATGGGGCAAATTTATGTCGTTACTGGTCTCGACCGACCTCATGCGGCACCAGGCTCGTTGCCTTCTCGATGTGTTTTTACAGATCGCCCCCCGACATGCCGACTCACAGTAGGCTTGGGGCAAGCGGCATCTTCCCCTTCGGATGTGACATTGTGGGGAGACGCTCGGGGAAACCGCATTGCCTTCGGGCAGCATTTGCCTGGCGAAGTCGCTTCTCCTATTTCGGCATTTGCTGTTGCAGGCTACCTCTCATTTGCACTTTTAGCTTCCGCCGCAGGCTTTTCCACTCACAAGAAGAGATTCTGTCAAGGCACGTTAGAAGTAGGAAAAGTGAACCTTGCCGGACTCAGCATGCCGGAACAAAGCTTAGCCATCTTGGGTCTAGGACACCTCGGGAATACATACCTCGCACTCCTCTATTTCATCGCACAACAGCAGGGGAGTTTTCCTCAACTTCTTCTACTCGATCGAGGGGAAGATGGCGGCAGGCTGGAAAAGGCGAACTGGAAAACTCACGTGTTGCTGGACGAAAATCCGTCATGGGAAGGAGCCCTCAAGACCGAAATATTTTCCGAGCAATTAAAGGCAATTGGAATGCCTGTGGACGCGGACGCGCAAACCCTTCAGTGGGGATGGAAGAAGTCCGACGCCCATCCATCTATAGCACTGATGGGATTTGACACGTTTGAAGCCAGGCGCATGGCCATTGCCGGAGGGTATGAATGGCTAATTGATGCAGGGATTGGCTTGAGATTCGAGTGCCCTCGTATCACCTGGCATAGCCTTCCACCGGATAAAGAACTCGGCAAACGCATTTTCGAAGAGAGGCCTCCCGCAGCCGTCCCCCTCATTCCTTTCGACAGCCCTTTGGCAAAAAGCTTGGATGATCCGTCCAATCCTTGCGGATGGGTAAAATCGTTCGACGGGATTAGTGCAGCTGCCCCCTGCATGGGCATCGTAGCGGCCGCTTACGCCTGGGCGGAGGTGTTGGAGGTCTGGGGGGGAGAACGTACCCCTTTGAAAGGGAGCGCTTACCTCTGGAGCCCCGGCATCCCTCCTTCAATCGAACCTCTATAGCGTGCCAGGAGAGGAACTTTTTGCAGCTACCCCCCAGTTGCCAATGCATCTGCCGTCAGCTGGAGCAAGGAACGGCACCAAGCCACGTCTTGGGGTAAAGGGTTTCAACCAACCGATGGGGAGAGCAAAAAAACAAGGGGCCAGGCTTTGAAGCGGCCTGGCCCCGTCACTCTCTCTTTTTTAGTCTCGGCTAAACGTTTTTCTCTTCAAGGGGTGGACTGGTTGATCCCCTAACTGCGCGCGTCCAACGAGGGCCTTCTGCGGCCGCGCGTTGCGCGAGCACGGGGGAGCAGCCAGTCCGCCCCGTCCCATCAACTTCATCCCGGCGGCCAGTGCATGGGGCGGCCGCCGAGCAGGTGGAGATGCAGGTGGAAGACCGTCTGGCCGCCGTTCCGACCGGTGTTCACGACGAGCCTGTAGCCGCCCTCGGCGATACCCTTCTGTTTGGCGACCTGATTGCCGACGAGCAGCAGATGCCCCAGCAGGCCCGCATCGGCTTCATTCAGCTCCGCCATGGAGGCCACGTGTTTGCGCGGAATCACCAACGTATGGACCGGCGCCTGAGGATTGATGTCGTCGAAGGCGACCGCCCGATCGTCTTCATGGACGAGCTTGGCCGGAATGGCCTTTGCGGCGATCTTGCAGAACAGGCAGTCGCTCATGCTTTGCCCTTCCTGAGCCCGGATTTCCCGTACCGGCCCGCCAGCTCCCGATAGATCTCCTCCGGCTGGATATCGTGGTACCCGAGCGCCACCAGCGTGTGGAACAAGAGGTCGGCGGTTTCGTAGACGATCTCCTCCTTCTTGCCCCCCTTGGCTGCCAGGACGACCTCGCCCGCTTCCTCGACCACCTTCTTGAGCACCTTGTCGATCCCGCCTTGCAGGAGCGTCGAGGTATAAGAGTCGCTCGAGGGCTGCCGTTTACGCTCCTGAATCGTCTGGTAGAGCCGCTCGATGATGCCGCCCCAGGCCTCCTGCGTCTTCTCCCCGTTGCCCTCCAGGCGCGTAAAGAAGCAGGCCTTCTCCCCCGTGTGGCAGGTCGGGCCGGCCGGTTCGGCCTTGACTAAGAGAGTATCGCCGTCGCAATCCACGAAGAGGTCTTTGAGGGCCAGCTTATTCCCTGAGGTCTCGCCCTTCTCCCAGAGTTTCTTCCGCGACCTGCTCCAGAAGTGGACGGATTTTGTTTCGAGGGTCTTCTGCAAGGCCTCCCGATTCATGAAGGCCAGCATGAGCACGGACCCGTCACGCCAGTCCTGGACGACCGCTGGGATCAACCCCTGTGCGTCGAATTTCAATCGGCTGAAGTCCGTCATCTGATCGCAATGCCCTTTTGCCGGAGATAAGCCTTGGCCTCCGGAATCGTGTGTGTCCGGTAGTGGAAAATCGAGGCGGCCAGCACCGCGTCCGCCTTGCCCTTGACGAAGCCATCGTAGAGGTGATCGAGCGTGCCCACACCGCCGGACGCGATCACGGGAATCGAGACTGAATCGGAGACCGCTGCGGTCAGCTCCAGGTCATAGCCGTTTTGCCGGCCGTCCTGGTCCATGCTGGTGAGCAAAATTTCGCCCGCCCCGTAACTTTCCATCTTGCGCGCCCACTCGACGGCATCCAGTCCGGTCGGCTTGCGCCCGCCATGGGTAAACACTTCCCAGCCGGTTTCGGGCTTCGCTCTCCGCTTGGCGTCGATGGCGACGACGATGCACTGGGTGCCGAACCGCTCGGCCGCCTCTTTCACGAACTCCGGCCGCTCGACCGCGGCTGTGTTGATGCTGACCTTGTCTGTGCCGGCCTGAAGCAGGGCCCGGATATCCTCGAGCGTCCTGACTCCTCCCCCGACGGTCAAGGGCATGAAGACCTGCTCGGCGGTCCGGCTCACGATATCCAGAATCGTCTTGCGGTTCTCATAGGAGGCCGTGATGTCCAGAAAGCAAAGTTCGTCGGCCCCCTCCCGATCATAGGCCCGGGCCACTTCCACCGGATCGCCCGCATCCCGGAGATTGACGAACGAGACGCCCTTGACCACGCGCCCGTCTTTGACGTCCAAACAGGGGATGATGCGCTTGGTCAGCATATCACCGACGTGAACAGTGAACGGTGAAAAGATATTGATAGAAGTTGGACGGCCTGCTCTTGCTCACTATTCACTATTTACTGTTCACTTGCGGCGATTGCCGCTTTCAGGTCCAGCTTGCCGTCGTAGAGCGCCTTGCCCACGATCGCCCCCTCGATACGCGGCCCCAGAGCCTTGATCGCCTGGATATCCTCGGCCCTCGTGATCCCTCCCGAGGCGATGACCGGCACGGGCGACCGAGCGGCGATCTCCCGGAGCGCCGTCAGGTTGGGCCCCTGCAACATGCCGTCCCGCGCAATGTCCGTGTAGATCACCCCGGCCAGGGGACATTCCGCCAGACTCTTCAGCAAATCGACGGCCAGCGTCTCGGACTGGCTGGTCCAGCCCTGCACCGCGACCTTGCCGTTGCGCGCATCGAGGCCGACCAGGATGCGGGCCGGGTACAGGGAACAAGCCCGCTCCAACAAATTCCGGTCGCGGAGCGCGGCAGTGCCCAATACGACACGGCGGACCCCTCCGTCCAGGTAGCGTTTGATGATCTCCAGGTCCCGCACGCCGCCTCCGACTTGCACCGGAATGGAGACGGCTTTCACGATGGCCTCGATGCCCGCCATGTTCTTGGGCTGGCCCTCGACCGCGCCGTTCAGATCCACCAGATGCAACATCTGGGCGCCCCGCCGCTCCCACTGCATCGCCATGGAAGCCGGGTCGTCGGAATAGACGGTTTCCGCCTGCAAATCTCCTTGCCGGAGACGCACGCACCGCCCATCCTTCAGGTCAATGGCGGGAATGATCAGCATGGCCTACCCGACGATGAACGTGGAACGATGTTCGATGAACAAATGGCTGGTCCCGTTCATCATTCAACCTTCGTCTTACCGTTCCGCCGGCGTGCCGAAGGGAAACTCTTTGAATACATGCTCGGCCCCGTAGGCAGCCAGTTCGTCCGCCGTGACGAAGACGCCGCCGCGATCCAGAAAGCCGGCCAAGTCCTCGATCAGGGGCCGCTGCCGTTCGAAATAGTTACCGACCCAGAGAACCTTGCCGTCGGCTCCCACCAGCTTCAGTTCGAACCCGACCACGGCCGGGTCTCCTCCCCACTTGCTCCCGGCCCGCTCCTGATAGATCAGCACTCGCCCCACCAGCACCGCATCGGCTTTCATCTGCTCCGCCACTTGTCTGACGAGCTGCGGCTGCGGCAGCTTGGCCGCCTGGGGGCCCAATGACGCCGCCACCCGTCCCGTTTCCGACGGGGTGAGCGTCAGAATCCCGCCCCACTGCCGCAGCTTCCCATAGACGATGCGTGTGACGTGGTCGGCCGCCACCGCCGGCACCGTGGCGGTCGGCTGGTTTTGCCGTTCAACCGTCGGGGGAATGCCCAGGGAGATGTCCGATCGAAGCACGCCCTGGGGAGCCAGGATCTCCGTATCCCGCCGCTCGGTCGTTTGCGGCGTGGCCAGGGCTTCGAACGGCAGCACCGCGATCGTCTTGATCCGGTACTTCTCGATGTCCGGAGCGCTGTTCGTCGTCACCTTGGTCGGCCCGCAGCCTTCCAGGGCGAACCAAGACATTCCGAGCAGCAACCCAAGCGCCAGCGAGGACATGGAAGACCCCCCGTCGTTCAGCCGCTGCCGGCCTATTTTAGCGGCCTCATGCGACATCAGTGCCACTCGGCGAAGTTCCGAATAATGTGCAGCCCGCTCGACTGGCTCTTCTCCGGGTGGAACTGGCAGGCAAAGACGTTGTCCCGCCAGATGCTCGAGACGAATGAAAGCCCGTAGTCCGTCATGGTGCAGGCGATGCCGACATCTTGCGGCTCGACATAGTAGGAATGCACGAAATACAGATAGGCCCCCGATTCGAGCCCCCGCAGCGGCGGCGCCGCCTGCGTCACCCGCACTTCGTTCCACCCCATATGCGGAACCTTCAGGTGCGCCGCCCCGGCGCCGGCGGCCTCGCTCAGCCCGGCCGGAAATCGCCGGACCGTTCCCGGTATCACACCCAATCCCTGATGACGGCCGAACTCTTCACTCTCCGTGAACAACAGCTGGAGGCCGAGGCAGATTCCCAGAAACGGCTTGCCCGACTGCACGGCCCGGCGGACCGGTTCGATCAAGCCATACCGGTCCAGATTGGCCATGCAATCGCCGAACGCCCCCACGCCCGGGAGCACGACGTGCGAGGCATCCCCGATGGCGCGCGCGTCGCGCGTCACGACCGCCTGGTGCCCCACCGCTTCGAACGCCTTTTGGACGCTGCGGAGGTTGCCCATGCCGTAATCGATAATCGCAATCATCGGATCAGTGAATGGTGAATGGCGAACCGTGAACGGACAGGCTCCCTCGGAGCCCCTCACCATTCACCGTTGACTGTTCACCAATTACAGCTTTCCCTTCGTCGAGAGCACGCCCTTCACCCGTCCGTCGAGCCCCGTCGCCTGATCGAGGGCTTTCGCCAGCGCCTTGAAGGTCGCTTCCACGATATGGTGCGGATTCCGCCCGTACAGCACGTTGACGTGCAGGTTGAACGCCCCATGCGTGACGAAGGCCTGGAAAAAATCCTCGAACAGGTAGAGGTCGAACTCTTTGATGCGCCGGTTCGGCAACTTGGCGTTGTAGACGAGGTACGGCCGCCCGCTCAGATCCACCGTGACCTGCGCCAACGTTTCGTCCAGCGGCACCGAGGCGAAGCCATACCGCCGAATGCCTTGTTTGTCGCCCAGCGCCTGCTTGAGCGCGTCGCCCAGCACGATGCCGACATCCTCGACCGTGTGGTGATCGTCGATATGCGTGTCGCCCTTGGCCTGCACGGTCAGATCGAAGAACCCGTGCCGCCCCAGCAGGTCGAGCATATGGTCCAGGAACGGAATCGGCGTCTTGATCCGGCTCCGGCCCGTGCCGTCCAGCATCCAGTCCACGCGGATGTTCGTCTCTTTCGTCGCGCGCGTGATCATCGCGCGCCGCGCCTGTGTCTTCTTCATGAGTACCGGCTCTCCACGGACTTGGCGTGCGCGTCCAGCCCTTCCATCTGTGAAATGCGCGCGATATGGTCTTTCACCTTCGTCAGCTCTTCTTTGGTATAGGCGATGATGTTGCTCTTCTTCACATAGTCGTCGAACGACAGAGCCGAGGAGAACCGGGCCGTCCCGCCCGTGGGCAGGATATGATTGGGGCCCGCGACGTAGTCCGCCACCGCCGGAGGCGTGTACCGGCCCAGGAACAGGGCCCCCGCGTGCCGGATCTTCTCCAAATAATCGAATGGCTGATCCAC includes:
- a CDS encoding histidine triad nucleotide-binding protein, with amino-acid sequence MSDCLFCKIAAKAIPAKLVHEDDRAVAFDDINPQAPVHTLVIPRKHVASMAELNEADAGLLGHLLLVGNQVAKQKGIAEGGYRLVVNTGRNGGQTVFHLHLHLLGGRPMHWPPG
- the hisA gene encoding 1-(5-phosphoribosyl)-5-[(5-phosphoribosylamino)methylideneamino]imidazole-4-carboxamide isomerase, with amino-acid sequence MLIIPAIDLKDGRCVRLRQGDLQAETVYSDDPASMAMQWERRGAQMLHLVDLNGAVEGQPKNMAGIEAIVKAVSIPVQVGGGVRDLEIIKRYLDGGVRRVVLGTAALRDRNLLERACSLYPARILVGLDARNGKVAVQGWTSQSETLAVDLLKSLAECPLAGVIYTDIARDGMLQGPNLTALREIAARSPVPVIASGGITRAEDIQAIKALGPRIEGAIVGKALYDGKLDLKAAIAASEQ
- a CDS encoding ImmA/IrrE family metallo-endopeptidase; protein product: MSKKLPHGFKAQAERISLEVRVELGLALVDRLDALSLAAYLEIPVISLLALRASGAADEEIQLIQGESAKFSALTVIDGTHRLIVYNHRHPPGRQANSLAHELSHTILEHSPSPVLGDGGCRHWNSQYEDEADWLAGALLVPREGVLNWLRGGGSEMDGAQHFGVSRALFSWRAHHSGVLKQLESWRRMRSRG
- a CDS encoding bifunctional phosphoribosyl-AMP cyclohydrolase/phosphoribosyl-ATP diphosphatase HisIE, whose product is MTDFSRLKFDAQGLIPAVVQDWRDGSVLMLAFMNREALQKTLETKSVHFWSRSRKKLWEKGETSGNKLALKDLFVDCDGDTLLVKAEPAGPTCHTGEKACFFTRLEGNGEKTQEAWGGIIERLYQTIQERKRQPSSDSYTSTLLQGGIDKVLKKVVEEAGEVVLAAKGGKKEEIVYETADLLFHTLVALGYHDIQPEEIYRELAGRYGKSGLRKGKA
- the hisF gene encoding imidazole glycerol phosphate synthase subunit HisF, whose amino-acid sequence is MLTKRIIPCLDVKDGRVVKGVSFVNLRDAGDPVEVARAYDREGADELCFLDITASYENRKTILDIVSRTAEQVFMPLTVGGGVRTLEDIRALLQAGTDKVSINTAAVERPEFVKEAAERFGTQCIVVAIDAKRRAKPETGWEVFTHGGRKPTGLDAVEWARKMESYGAGEILLTSMDQDGRQNGYDLELTAAVSDSVSIPVIASGGVGTLDHLYDGFVKGKADAVLAASIFHYRTHTIPEAKAYLRQKGIAIR
- a CDS encoding type II toxin-antitoxin system mRNA interferase toxin, RelE/StbE family — protein: MAEAAPYTIRITRQAKKDIDTLTPKLKQKLRTILLNVLAHDPYEGKRLIGDLAGSYSYRLTYQDRIVYSIDETTKTIYIERARTHYGD
- a CDS encoding type II toxin-antitoxin system Phd/YefM family antitoxin — its product is MQTLSATKARSNLFEVITKAVDGHRQFRVVSRRGDVVLMSEEDYSSLIETLELLSTPGLLKGVRKAKREIKKGQTYSLEDVFGG
- a CDS encoding XRE family transcriptional regulator — protein: MAETTVDVRALYDAVDGKRQSKELSWRELAGELQIAPSTFTRMAQGRRPDVDTFATLLRWLGETADKFTHSERKKIRDAEPMAMISSYLRSAKNVSPGEAAALEQIIQAAYRHLKGKK
- a CDS encoding DNA primase, producing the protein MSSPSDSVHDNWQHRSATGVSLGLIPQDIIEQVKDRIDILDVVSGYVTLSKAGQHFKGLCPFHSEKTPSFTVSSSRQIFHCFGCGAGGNVFSFLMKIEGTSFPETVRELARKAGIEVPAAPSGRPSPDAGSREKLERLNEAAQAWFARNLHEGEGGASARAYLDERGMAQATLHTFGFGYAPQAWDGLLKHLLKEGFTLPDLVAGGLITQKESGGRNPKDVSGYYDKFRQRVMFPICDLRKKVIGFGGRILGEGMPKYLNSPETPLFNKGRALYLLEKARESAGKLDRLVIVEGYFDAIALHQAGITNVVATLGTALTPDHVRTIRRYVTKVVLLFDPDEAGVRAALRTLDLFVDSGIGVTVVSLPDGDDPDTFIRKQGPETFARLQEQAPSLLDFSVAHSLEKAGSSSIEDRIRSVDEILRILQKTSHRLAKEECLKLVAERLGINQSRLIERYPELLARDERKGARKPAAPVPPAPPGPFKGSPEERDLAFLLLQGRLRAEHLQALDAAAFSVPACRRLAELGLKHRGKDGRVLVRAVLDEAMADEACAPMATQLSLMEQQYDDEEAHIRGCLELMGRKQREAAERDLIARLRAAEREGRLEEWRDLNAQLKDMHVQKAAVRPEVAP